Proteins found in one Amycolatopsis aidingensis genomic segment:
- a CDS encoding helix-turn-helix transcriptional regulator, translating into MLETSARLLELLSLLQLKRDWTSSELASRLDVSTRTVRADIGKLRSLGYPVDARPGVAGGYRLAAGTAMPPLLLDDDEAVAVAVGLGAVATQRLGVEETSLTALAKLEQVLPARLRRRVAAVREATSVVPGAGPSLDLSVLGAVAAAVRGHERLRFGYTKPWGDEEARHTEPQRLVSWGALWYLLAWDLDRDDWRVFRVDRMVPHAPTGARFRPRVIPDGRVVEYVVGRVSKGAGKYRARVLVHAPAAKVAAKIHIPVDIEVVDESTCHVEVGSDDPDRLALWMTQLEVDIEVIDGEELAVAFDRLATRFRRAAGGAST; encoded by the coding sequence ATGTTGGAGACCTCGGCCCGCCTGCTCGAACTGCTGTCATTGCTCCAGCTCAAGCGCGACTGGACGAGCTCCGAGCTCGCCAGTCGGCTTGACGTGAGCACGAGGACTGTGCGCGCCGACATCGGCAAGCTGCGGTCGCTCGGCTATCCCGTGGACGCGCGCCCCGGCGTCGCGGGTGGGTACCGGCTGGCCGCCGGGACGGCGATGCCCCCACTGCTGCTCGACGACGACGAGGCCGTCGCCGTCGCGGTCGGACTGGGTGCGGTCGCGACACAGCGGCTCGGAGTCGAAGAGACTTCGCTCACCGCGCTCGCGAAGCTGGAGCAGGTGCTGCCCGCGCGTCTGCGTCGGCGCGTGGCGGCGGTACGCGAGGCGACGAGCGTTGTCCCAGGGGCTGGGCCGTCGCTCGATCTCTCGGTTCTCGGCGCGGTCGCTGCCGCGGTCCGCGGCCACGAACGGCTCCGGTTCGGATACACGAAGCCCTGGGGCGACGAAGAGGCGCGCCACACAGAACCGCAACGGTTGGTGAGCTGGGGAGCGCTCTGGTACCTGCTCGCGTGGGATCTCGACCGTGACGACTGGCGGGTCTTTCGGGTCGACCGCATGGTTCCGCACGCACCGACGGGTGCGCGGTTCCGGCCGCGCGTGATCCCGGATGGCAGGGTCGTCGAGTACGTCGTCGGACGCGTCAGCAAGGGGGCTGGGAAGTACCGCGCCCGGGTACTCGTGCATGCTCCCGCCGCCAAGGTCGCCGCGAAGATCCACATCCCGGTCGATATCGAGGTGGTCGACGAGTCCACGTGCCATGTCGAGGTGGGTTCCGACGACCCGGACCGGCTCGCGTTGTGGATGACACAGCTCGAAGTCGACATCGAGGTGATCGACGGAGAGGAGCTCGCGGTGGCGTTCGATCGCCTCGCGACGAGGTTCCGCCGCGCGGCGGGTGGCGCATCCACGTGA
- a CDS encoding epoxide hydrolase family protein, giving the protein MTENNALTPFHIDIPQADIDDLRNRLAHTRWPIPVPGRDDRTDFSRGIPLVYLKELAEYWRDGFDWRAQEEKLNEYEQFTTVVNGQTFHVVHARSASPEATPLVLNHGWPGSFVEYQRLIPLLTDEFHVVIPSLPGFGFSTPLSGTGWELARTTQAYAEIMTRLGYERFAAHGTDVGAGTTSRLAALYPERVIGTHIGSDPHWLRLVGDKFPHPDGLSDNEIAQLEAVRTEYAAERGYLEMQNHCPDTIGAALTDSPVGQLAWIAEKFKTRTSGAYRTPDETVDRDQLLTNISLYWFTRSGASSAQFYYESEHSGLDLVMASGVPSGWAVFDTHPLMRRVMDPWKAIGHWSEFTAGGHFPAMEEPKLLANDIRTFFRGIS; this is encoded by the coding sequence ATGACCGAGAACAACGCACTCACACCGTTCCACATCGACATCCCGCAGGCCGACATCGACGACCTGCGTAACCGGCTGGCACACACGCGCTGGCCGATCCCCGTGCCGGGCCGGGACGATCGCACCGACTTCAGCCGCGGCATCCCGCTGGTGTACCTGAAGGAGCTCGCCGAGTATTGGCGCGACGGGTTCGACTGGCGTGCACAGGAGGAGAAGCTCAACGAGTACGAACAGTTCACGACGGTCGTCAACGGCCAGACGTTCCACGTCGTCCACGCGCGATCGGCGAGCCCGGAGGCCACCCCGCTGGTCCTGAACCACGGCTGGCCGGGCTCGTTCGTCGAGTATCAGCGACTCATCCCGCTGTTGACCGATGAGTTCCACGTGGTCATCCCGTCGCTGCCCGGCTTCGGGTTCTCCACCCCGCTGTCAGGGACCGGCTGGGAGCTGGCGCGGACGACGCAGGCCTACGCCGAGATCATGACGCGCCTCGGCTACGAGAGGTTCGCGGCCCACGGCACCGACGTCGGTGCGGGCACCACCAGCCGCCTCGCAGCGCTCTACCCGGAGCGCGTCATCGGCACGCACATCGGCAGCGACCCACATTGGCTCCGATTGGTGGGCGACAAGTTCCCTCACCCCGACGGCCTGTCCGATAACGAGATCGCCCAGCTCGAGGCCGTGCGCACCGAATATGCGGCCGAGCGCGGGTATCTCGAGATGCAGAACCACTGTCCCGACACGATCGGCGCAGCGCTCACCGACTCGCCGGTCGGTCAGCTCGCGTGGATCGCCGAGAAGTTCAAGACCAGGACCAGCGGCGCCTACCGGACGCCTGACGAGACGGTCGACCGCGACCAGCTCCTCACGAACATCAGCCTGTACTGGTTCACCCGCAGCGGCGCGTCGAGCGCGCAGTTCTACTACGAGTCCGAGCACTCCGGACTCGACTTGGTCATGGCCTCCGGCGTGCCGTCCGGATGGGCCGTGTTCGACACCCATCCGCTCATGCGCCGCGTGATGGACCCGTGGAAAGCGATCGGCCACTGGAGCGAATTCACCGCAGGCGGTCACTTCCCCGCAATGGAGGAGCCGAAGCTGCTCGCGAACGACATCCGCACCTTCTTCCGCGGCATTTCCTGA
- a CDS encoding aldo/keto reductase → MRTTTLGRSGLNVSRIAFGTWQIGGDWGEFDEDTAIAAIQHARELGVNFFDTAQAYGFGKSEALLGKALRAELNRDRDSLVIATKGGINPGSERPRDARRAMLRDGVEQSLRALDLEHIDLYQVHWPDQDTPAEETAAALQELVDEGKIRHVGVSNYHAAQLAEFDLTRPVETLQPPYHLFRRGIEDDPLPYCRERDIGVLVYSPLGSGLLTGALTPDSTFPADDWRSQSSAFHGERLRRNLAVVAELKEFAAAKGVSVSQLAIAWVLAKPGIHVAIVGARRPANIESSLAAADIDLSAEDVAEIERITAQGVQVDGASPEGIA, encoded by the coding sequence ATGCGTACGACCACTCTGGGCAGGAGCGGACTGAACGTATCGAGGATCGCCTTCGGCACCTGGCAGATCGGTGGTGACTGGGGCGAGTTCGACGAGGACACCGCCATCGCCGCCATCCAGCATGCCCGTGAGCTGGGGGTGAACTTCTTCGACACCGCGCAGGCCTACGGTTTCGGCAAGTCTGAGGCGCTGCTCGGCAAGGCGCTGCGCGCGGAGCTGAACCGGGACCGGGACAGCCTGGTGATCGCCACCAAGGGCGGGATCAACCCGGGTAGCGAGCGGCCGCGGGACGCGCGCAGGGCGATGCTGCGGGACGGGGTTGAGCAGAGCCTGCGGGCGCTGGACCTGGAGCATATCGACCTGTATCAGGTGCACTGGCCGGACCAGGACACCCCGGCCGAGGAGACCGCGGCCGCGCTGCAGGAACTGGTCGACGAGGGCAAGATCCGGCATGTCGGCGTCTCCAACTACCACGCGGCACAGCTCGCCGAGTTCGACCTGACCCGGCCGGTGGAGACCCTGCAGCCGCCATACCACCTGTTCCGCAGGGGGATCGAGGACGACCCGCTGCCGTACTGCCGGGAGCGGGACATCGGGGTGCTGGTGTACAGCCCGCTCGGCAGCGGGCTGCTGACCGGCGCGCTCACTCCGGACAGCACCTTCCCCGCCGATGACTGGCGTTCCCAGTCCTCGGCTTTCCATGGCGAGCGGCTGCGGCGCAACCTTGCCGTGGTGGCCGAACTGAAGGAGTTCGCCGCGGCCAAGGGTGTCTCGGTCAGCCAGCTCGCCATTGCCTGGGTGCTGGCCAAGCCGGGGATCCACGTGGCGATCGTCGGGGCGCGCAGGCCTGCCAACATCGAGTCCAGCCTCGCCGCGGCCGACATCGACCTCAGCGCCGAGGATGTCGCCGAGATCGAGCGGATCACCGCACAGGGCGTCCAGGTGGACGGCGCCAGCCCCGAGGGGATCGCCTAG
- a CDS encoding SAM-dependent methyltransferase, with protein sequence MTQEWVPKIVDTSVPSGARTYDFLLGGAHNFAADRSMADQVEKAVPGIRDAARLNRAFLARAVRLLIDQGIRQFLDVGSGIPTVGNVHEIAQQHDPDCRVVYVDRDPVAVAHSELMLSGNERAGIAHADMRNPESILASEPARRLLNFDEPLGLLFLLVLHWVPDEADPRALMTRYRDAIAPGSHLVITHMTDDAQKDKIDTVAGIVRSSRGDGQVFPRSRAEIAALFGDFELLEPGLVPTGTWRVSGPGDITDNTEMNELSYAGVARKPQP encoded by the coding sequence GTGACGCAGGAATGGGTACCAAAGATCGTCGACACCTCGGTCCCGAGTGGCGCGCGGACGTACGATTTCCTACTCGGCGGGGCGCACAATTTCGCGGCCGACCGTTCGATGGCCGACCAGGTGGAAAAGGCGGTCCCCGGCATTCGGGACGCCGCCAGGCTGAACCGGGCTTTCCTCGCCCGTGCCGTCCGGTTACTGATCGATCAGGGGATTCGTCAGTTTCTCGACGTCGGATCCGGCATCCCGACGGTTGGCAACGTGCACGAGATCGCCCAGCAGCACGACCCGGACTGCCGGGTGGTGTATGTGGACCGTGATCCGGTCGCGGTCGCGCACAGCGAGCTGATGCTGTCGGGCAACGAGCGGGCCGGTATCGCGCATGCGGACATGCGCAACCCGGAGAGCATTCTCGCCAGTGAGCCCGCAAGGCGGCTGCTGAACTTCGACGAACCGCTCGGGCTGCTGTTCCTGCTGGTACTGCACTGGGTTCCGGACGAGGCCGACCCGCGCGCGCTGATGACCCGCTACCGGGACGCGATCGCGCCCGGCAGCCATCTGGTGATCACGCATATGACCGATGACGCGCAGAAGGACAAGATCGATACGGTGGCCGGGATCGTGCGCAGCAGCCGCGGTGACGGCCAGGTCTTTCCCCGTAGCCGCGCGGAGATCGCCGCCCTTTTCGGCGACTTCGAGCTGCTCGAGCCGGGCCTCGTTCCGACAGGGACCTGGCGGGTGAGCGGGCCGGGCGATATCACCGACAACACGGAGATGAACGAGCTCTCCTACGCCGGTGTCGCCCGCAAGCCCCAGCCCTAG
- a CDS encoding cytochrome P450: MPVPVAPGRWPVLGHSPAMLRRRFAFTSSLRAYGELVRVYLGPKPVYFVTSPELTHQVLVTDAGGYGKGAMFDKFRPFVGNGLVMSSGDFHLRQRRLIQPAFHRSRIARYAETMRESVSELTDTWRPGQTREVNEDMQALAVRIVGAALFGTRFGQGAIAQARESIPIVIKQGMIRALSPAFVGALLVRGNRRFDRAVARMRAVVLELIAGWRATGTDRGDLLSMLLMARDEDGEGMTDQQVYDEVITLLSAGIETSALALAWLFHEIAQHPEVERGLHEEIDGVLGGRPVTMDDIPALPYTQRVIKETLRMYPIWILMRRTNREVELGGVRLPAGTEVTVSPHALHFDPRSFTEPERFDPDRWAPERARDIPRGTFIPFGAGTRQCIGNTFAQLEMAVTVATVAARWRLVPVPGKPVKVKYTSAAYPARLSMTAVPRE, from the coding sequence ATGCCGGTCCCGGTCGCCCCCGGTCGATGGCCCGTTCTCGGACACAGCCCGGCGATGTTGCGGCGCCGATTCGCGTTCACCTCATCTCTTCGTGCATATGGCGAGCTGGTACGGGTCTACCTGGGGCCGAAGCCGGTGTATTTCGTGACCAGCCCGGAGTTGACCCACCAGGTCCTGGTCACCGACGCGGGCGGTTACGGGAAAGGCGCCATGTTCGACAAGTTCCGACCATTCGTCGGAAACGGGTTGGTGATGTCGAGCGGCGACTTCCACCTCCGGCAGCGACGATTGATCCAGCCTGCTTTCCATCGAAGCCGGATCGCGCGGTACGCGGAGACGATGCGGGAGTCCGTTTCGGAGCTCACCGATACCTGGCGGCCGGGCCAGACCAGGGAAGTCAACGAGGACATGCAGGCCCTCGCGGTCAGGATCGTCGGAGCGGCGCTGTTCGGCACCCGGTTCGGGCAGGGCGCCATCGCCCAGGCCCGGGAGTCGATCCCGATCGTGATCAAGCAGGGCATGATCCGCGCGCTGTCCCCCGCGTTCGTCGGTGCGCTGCTGGTGCGCGGCAACCGCAGGTTCGACCGGGCCGTCGCCCGGATGCGGGCGGTCGTGCTCGAGCTCATCGCGGGCTGGCGGGCCACCGGCACCGACCGCGGCGACCTGCTGTCCATGTTGCTGATGGCCAGGGACGAGGACGGCGAGGGCATGACCGACCAGCAGGTCTACGACGAGGTGATCACCCTGCTCAGCGCCGGTATCGAGACCAGCGCGCTCGCACTGGCCTGGCTGTTCCACGAGATCGCCCAGCACCCCGAGGTGGAACGCGGGCTGCACGAGGAGATCGACGGGGTGCTGGGCGGCCGCCCGGTCACCATGGACGACATTCCGGCCCTGCCCTACACCCAGCGGGTCATCAAGGAGACCCTGCGGATGTACCCGATCTGGATCCTGATGCGACGCACCAACCGGGAGGTCGAACTCGGCGGCGTCCGGCTCCCGGCTGGCACCGAGGTGACGGTCAGCCCGCACGCACTGCATTTCGACCCGCGGTCGTTCACCGAGCCGGAGCGGTTCGACCCGGACCGGTGGGCGCCGGAGCGGGCACGGGACATCCCGCGCGGGACGTTCATCCCGTTCGGCGCGGGAACCAGGCAGTGCATCGGCAACACCTTCGCGCAGCTCGAGATGGCGGTCACCGTGGCGACGGTGGCCGCGAGGTGGCGGCTGGTGCCGGTGCCGGGAAAGCCGGTGAAGGTCAAGTACACCTCCGCGGCCTACCCGGCCCGGCTGTCCATGACGGCCGTCCCGCGCGAGTAG